The following coding sequences are from one Bradyrhizobium sp. 200 window:
- a CDS encoding glycosyltransferase family 39 protein — protein sequence MPLSLIVALAALARTWQLSQNDFGRQYYAAGVRSMLDSWHNFLFNSFDPAGFVSIDKPPVAIWLQVASAKLFGFGALSILLAQVMAGLAAVLIVYALVQKYWGRTAGAMATLSLALSPVNVAVDRSNNTESCLILVMLVAVWLGIRAAETGRLTTFCAAMAAVGVGFNVKMGAALVLAPVLALTFGLARPAAPVIWHVQRQAIAGSVLVAVALSWAIFFDLTPARDRPYAGSTKYNSLLELALVHNGAARFLPTSVLVGKPANSSPAAADATAPAGTEVRQPVMTDDSPVGPLRLFRPRAAAQFAWLLPLALAGLVLAWKDAWGPGAPASRRISAGVWTGWLVMYWIVLSFAGGLIHTYYVAVLGPPLAVFSGIAVAGLWSRWKAGTPDRMYLPMAIVAAAGWQFYLCMAPSTAIGSDWLSLTWLTGIGIAVTCAAALYAFPRPNRMTKLSAVAAIGALLVPPILTAASVVLRRPNTAAPVANMTALLAPSDNERLALRTSRLDAARQKLNSYLIANREAASFLVAVPNANVAAPMIISTGQPVMAIGGYLGDDPILTPPDIERLASDRQLRFVMLGGFTLAPAKQAAALEPIARWVRANGHPVDPKLWRLSGASSSTPYRINLGNEWVEVPPPELFDLWGKAN from the coding sequence TTGCCGCTCTCGCTCATCGTAGCGCTGGCTGCACTTGCGCGCACCTGGCAGCTTTCGCAGAACGATTTCGGAAGACAATACTACGCCGCAGGCGTGCGCAGCATGCTGGATAGCTGGCACAATTTCCTGTTCAACTCGTTCGACCCCGCAGGCTTTGTTTCCATCGACAAGCCGCCAGTGGCGATCTGGCTGCAGGTCGCCAGCGCCAAGCTGTTCGGTTTTGGCGCGCTTTCGATCCTGCTCGCCCAGGTGATGGCGGGATTGGCCGCGGTGCTGATCGTCTACGCGCTGGTGCAGAAATACTGGGGCAGGACGGCTGGCGCCATGGCCACGCTGTCGCTCGCGCTGAGCCCGGTCAATGTCGCCGTCGACCGCTCCAACAATACCGAAAGCTGTCTCATCCTGGTGATGCTGGTCGCCGTGTGGCTGGGAATACGGGCAGCGGAAACCGGCCGGCTCACCACGTTCTGCGCCGCGATGGCCGCGGTCGGCGTCGGCTTCAACGTCAAGATGGGCGCTGCGCTGGTGTTGGCTCCGGTCCTGGCCCTGACGTTCGGCCTCGCCCGGCCGGCCGCTCCCGTCATCTGGCATGTGCAGCGACAAGCCATCGCGGGCAGCGTCCTCGTTGCCGTCGCGCTGTCATGGGCGATCTTCTTCGATCTCACGCCGGCTCGGGACCGGCCCTATGCGGGCAGCACCAAGTACAATTCCCTGCTCGAACTCGCATTGGTGCATAACGGCGCGGCCCGCTTCCTTCCGACGTCAGTGCTTGTAGGCAAGCCGGCAAACTCCTCGCCCGCCGCCGCCGACGCGACGGCACCGGCAGGCACGGAAGTCCGGCAGCCCGTTATGACCGACGATTCGCCTGTCGGTCCTCTCCGCCTGTTTCGGCCGAGGGCCGCAGCGCAATTCGCCTGGCTGCTGCCGCTCGCGCTCGCGGGCCTCGTTCTCGCCTGGAAGGATGCTTGGGGTCCGGGCGCGCCGGCATCGCGCCGCATCAGCGCCGGCGTGTGGACCGGCTGGCTCGTGATGTACTGGATCGTGCTCAGCTTTGCGGGCGGATTGATCCACACCTACTACGTCGCTGTGCTTGGTCCGCCGCTCGCCGTGTTTTCCGGCATCGCCGTCGCCGGGCTCTGGTCGAGGTGGAAGGCGGGCACGCCTGATCGGATGTATCTGCCGATGGCCATCGTGGCCGCGGCCGGCTGGCAGTTCTATCTCTGCATGGCGCCGTCAACGGCGATCGGATCCGATTGGCTCAGCCTGACATGGCTGACGGGAATCGGAATCGCCGTGACATGCGCCGCCGCCCTTTATGCATTTCCGCGGCCGAACAGAATGACGAAACTGTCCGCGGTCGCCGCCATCGGCGCGCTGCTCGTCCCGCCGATCCTGACCGCTGCGAGCGTCGTTCTGAGGCGCCCGAACACGGCTGCGCCGGTTGCCAACATGACCGCCCTGCTCGCACCGTCAGACAACGAGCGTCTGGCATTGAGGACATCGCGGCTGGATGCCGCCCGCCAGAAGCTCAACAGCTATCTGATCGCCAATCGCGAAGCCGCAAGCTTTCTCGTCGCCGTTCCCAACGCCAACGTCGCCGCGCCGATGATTATCTCGACCGGCCAGCCCGTCATGGCGATCGGCGGATATCTCGGCGACGATCCGATTCTGACACCTCCAGACATCGAACGACTGGCCTCGGACCGGCAACTGCGCTTCGTGATGCTCGGCGGATTTACCCTGGCGCCGGCAAAGCAGGCGGCGGCGCTCGAGCCGATCGCGCGATGGGTGCGCGCCAACGGCCACCCTGTCGATCCAAAATTGTGGCGCCTGTCGGGAGCTTCGAGCAGCACCCCCTACCGCATCAACCTCGGCAATGAATGGGTGGAGGTTCCGCCGCCCGAACTGTTCGACCTGTGGGGCAAGGCGAACTAG
- the ybeY gene encoding rRNA maturation RNase YbeY, with amino-acid sequence MQGAGTLVSSILPFTEVLVVADCWQTEPDAEVVIHRAINAAAEIADADVGEAELAVMLTDDAGIRTLNNNWRGIDKPTNVLSFPALQPTAGAPADAPRMLGDIAIAYETTRKEADDEEKPFDHHLSHLAVHGFLHLIGYDHEKDGDAEAMEGLEREVLAQLGIPDPYADRDPYADRERVD; translated from the coding sequence ATGCAAGGCGCTGGAACGCTCGTGTCTTCCATCCTTCCCTTCACCGAAGTTCTCGTCGTCGCCGATTGCTGGCAGACCGAGCCGGACGCCGAGGTCGTGATCCATCGTGCCATCAATGCCGCGGCCGAAATCGCCGATGCCGATGTCGGCGAGGCCGAGCTCGCGGTCATGCTGACCGACGATGCCGGCATCCGCACGCTGAACAATAACTGGCGCGGCATCGACAAGCCGACCAACGTGCTGTCGTTTCCGGCGCTGCAGCCGACCGCGGGCGCGCCTGCCGACGCGCCGCGGATGCTCGGCGATATCGCCATCGCCTACGAGACCACGCGCAAAGAGGCCGATGACGAAGAAAAACCGTTCGATCATCACCTCAGCCACCTTGCGGTCCACGGGTTCCTGCATTTGATCGGGTACGATCACGAGAAAGACGGCGACGCCGAAGCGATGGAAGGTCTCGAACGGGAGGTTCTCGCGCAGCTCGGTATTCCGGATCCGTATGCGGATCGAGATCCCTACGCGGACCGGGAGCGGGTGGACTGA
- a CDS encoding hemolysin family protein, translating into MPDSDPIQDNPRDTPNLPVVVQEGEVLRPAAENWLLRAIRTLFGWKAGSVRADLQVVLDTSTPDEVGFSAIERTMLRNILGLNERRIADVMVHRADIVAVKRDIPLGELMSLFESAAHSRLVVYNETLDDPEGIVHIRDLLAFMTAKARVGDTTKPKRKKPFPAGLDLRAVDLALPLADANIIRKLLYVPPSMRAIDLLAQMQASRIHLALVVDEYGGTDGLVSIEDIVEQIVGEIDDEHDSDEPPSIVRQGDNAFIADARATLEDARTMIGEEFVTGEAGEEVETLGGYLVAQVGRLPVRGEVIAGPGNFEIEVLDADPRRVKRLRIGIRKERPAMRPTRERSRREAAPDTNVPPTNDNTPPPTPGDGAGSQ; encoded by the coding sequence ATGCCGGACTCCGACCCTATACAGGACAACCCGCGCGACACGCCCAACCTGCCGGTGGTGGTGCAGGAAGGCGAGGTGCTGCGCCCGGCCGCTGAAAACTGGCTGCTGCGGGCCATCCGCACGCTGTTCGGCTGGAAGGCGGGCTCGGTCCGCGCCGATCTTCAGGTCGTGCTCGACACCTCCACGCCGGACGAGGTTGGCTTTTCCGCCATCGAGCGCACCATGCTGCGCAACATCCTCGGCCTGAACGAGCGGCGGATTGCCGATGTAATGGTGCACCGCGCCGACATCGTCGCGGTCAAGCGGGATATTCCGCTCGGCGAGCTAATGAGCCTGTTCGAGAGCGCGGCGCATTCGCGGCTCGTGGTCTACAACGAAACGCTCGACGACCCCGAAGGCATCGTTCACATCCGCGACCTGCTGGCGTTCATGACCGCAAAGGCGCGGGTCGGCGACACGACCAAGCCCAAGCGCAAGAAGCCGTTCCCGGCGGGCCTCGACCTGCGCGCGGTCGACCTCGCATTGCCGCTCGCCGACGCCAACATCATCCGCAAGCTGCTGTACGTGCCGCCGTCGATGCGGGCGATCGACCTGTTGGCGCAGATGCAGGCCTCGCGCATCCATCTGGCGCTGGTGGTCGACGAATATGGCGGCACCGACGGGCTGGTGTCGATCGAGGACATCGTCGAGCAGATCGTCGGCGAAATCGACGACGAGCACGACAGCGACGAGCCGCCGTCGATCGTCCGGCAGGGCGACAACGCATTCATCGCCGACGCCCGCGCCACCCTGGAGGATGCGCGCACGATGATCGGCGAGGAATTCGTCACCGGCGAGGCCGGCGAGGAAGTCGAGACGCTGGGTGGCTATCTGGTAGCCCAGGTCGGCCGCCTGCCGGTGCGCGGCGAAGTCATTGCGGGCCCGGGCAATTTCGAGATCGAGGTGCTCGATGCCGATCCGCGGCGGGTCAAGCGTCTGCGGATCGGGATCAGGAAAGAGCGTCCGGCGATGCGCCCGACGCGCGAGCGAAGCCGCCGCGAGGCAGCGCCCGATACCAACGTGCCGCCGACCAATGACAATACGCCGCCGCCGACCCCCGGCGATGGAGCCGGCTCGCAGTGA
- the rimI gene encoding ribosomal protein S18-alanine N-acetyltransferase, whose translation MTWISEWWSGGTAVIEPARARDAARLAQLHGASFHRGWGEGEFEVMLTERNTLVHRLRQGRRIIGFAVSRMAADEAELLSIAIDATQRGRGLSRNLLLTHLGHLAGRGVRKVFLEVEENNQPARRLYEWAGFEVVGRRERYYQQPGGEQLNALLMRRDLS comes from the coding sequence ATGACATGGATCTCCGAATGGTGGAGCGGCGGCACGGCCGTGATCGAACCGGCGAGGGCGCGCGACGCGGCGCGTCTGGCGCAACTGCATGGCGCGTCGTTTCACCGCGGCTGGGGCGAGGGCGAATTCGAGGTCATGCTGACCGAGCGCAACACGCTCGTTCACCGGCTCCGACAGGGGCGCAGGATCATCGGCTTTGCGGTGTCGCGCATGGCGGCTGACGAGGCGGAGCTATTGTCGATCGCGATCGACGCGACCCAACGCGGCCGCGGCCTGTCGCGCAACCTGTTGCTGACGCATCTCGGCCATCTCGCGGGCCGCGGCGTGCGCAAGGTGTTCCTCGAAGTCGAAGAAAACAATCAGCCGGCGCGGCGTCTGTATGAATGGGCCGGATTTGAGGTCGTCGGCCGCCGGGAACGCTACTATCAGCAGCCCGGCGGGGAGCAATTGAATGCACTTCTGATGCGGCGTGACTTGTCGTAA
- a CDS encoding HAD family hydrolase encodes MNIDLIIFDCDGVLVDSEVISCRAHADVLSRHGYPITSEQVFHRFLGRSTRQANMEVEAELGRALPDDFHVQLQDELFRTFEADLEAVPHICAALDGIDRAVCIASSGSHQRMRVTLGRTRLYDRFAPNIFSASQVTNGKPAPDLFLFAAGQMNVAPERCIVIEDSVAGIAGALAAGMPVLGFHGGSHCREGYGKKLHDAGAAVIFDDMRRLPDLIARVGRKAG; translated from the coding sequence GTGAATATCGATCTTATCATTTTCGATTGCGACGGCGTGCTGGTCGACAGCGAAGTCATTTCATGCCGCGCGCATGCCGACGTGCTCAGCCGCCACGGCTATCCGATCACATCGGAACAGGTGTTTCACCGCTTCCTCGGACGCTCCACACGCCAGGCGAATATGGAAGTCGAGGCCGAACTCGGCCGCGCGCTACCCGACGATTTTCATGTGCAATTGCAGGACGAATTGTTCCGCACGTTCGAAGCCGACCTGGAAGCCGTGCCGCATATTTGCGCTGCGCTCGATGGGATCGACCGGGCTGTCTGTATCGCGTCGAGCGGATCGCATCAACGCATGCGCGTCACTCTCGGACGCACGCGGCTTTACGATCGCTTTGCGCCGAATATTTTTTCGGCCTCGCAGGTAACGAACGGCAAGCCGGCGCCTGATCTGTTTCTGTTTGCCGCCGGGCAAATGAATGTTGCGCCGGAACGCTGCATCGTAATCGAGGACAGCGTCGCCGGCATCGCAGGCGCCCTCGCGGCAGGAATGCCGGTGCTGGGTTTTCACGGCGGCAGCCATTGCCGGGAAGGTTATGGCAAGAAGTTGCATGACGCCGGGGCGGCCGTGATCTTCGACGATATGCGCCGGCTGCCCGATCTCATTGCGCGCGTCGGTCGAAAGGCCGGCTAA
- the lnt gene encoding apolipoprotein N-acyltransferase — protein sequence MIPTSKFRLAGLSIILAWGWKRAVIALVAGMLSVLAMAPFNAWPVLFVTFPVVVWLIDGAAAGKRRGVPAAAMSGFWFGLGYFVPGLYWTGNAFLVDAKTFAWLMPFAVLGLPAYLALFPALGFALARLIWTRDASRVLALAVGLTVSEWLRGYVLSGFPWNAYGYALSEPLALAQTASLIGLWGMTFLSVAIFASPAALIDGTSRGRKPWIAPVAALSLLVAMGIYGAARLSLQPTALTRVKLRIMQPNLQQDVKFNYSAKAEVMQKYLTLSDRASGPQSTGVRDAQILIWPESAFPFFLTREADAMAQIAELLPKGTVLMTGSVRAPDGPPGARVRRAYNSIYLIDHDGGVLSVYDKLHLVPFGEYLPFQEWMEKLGFVQLTKVHGGFIPGARRRAMEIPNAPSALPLICYEAIFPGNIAVRDDRPGWIINLTNDGWFGNSTGPYQHLQQARLRAIEEGLPMVRAANTGISAVIDPSGRIVARLGLGIEGVLDASLPSPLPPTIYARFGDIPAGIIVAAALLLVGRRRTAKPAA from the coding sequence GTGATTCCAACCAGCAAATTCCGCCTCGCGGGACTTTCGATCATCCTGGCCTGGGGCTGGAAGCGCGCGGTGATTGCGCTGGTCGCGGGCATGCTGTCGGTGCTTGCGATGGCGCCGTTCAATGCCTGGCCGGTGCTGTTTGTGACCTTTCCGGTCGTGGTCTGGTTGATCGACGGGGCGGCGGCGGGGAAACGGCGCGGCGTGCCGGCGGCGGCAATGTCGGGCTTCTGGTTCGGGCTCGGCTATTTCGTGCCCGGACTCTATTGGACCGGCAACGCCTTCCTGGTCGATGCGAAGACCTTTGCCTGGCTGATGCCGTTCGCAGTGCTCGGCCTGCCGGCGTATCTGGCCCTGTTCCCGGCGCTCGGCTTCGCACTGGCGCGCCTGATCTGGACGCGGGATGCTTCGCGGGTGCTGGCGCTCGCGGTCGGGCTCACGGTCAGCGAGTGGCTGCGCGGCTATGTGCTGTCGGGCTTCCCGTGGAATGCCTACGGCTACGCACTGTCGGAGCCGTTGGCACTGGCGCAGACGGCATCGCTGATCGGGCTGTGGGGCATGACCTTCCTCAGCGTAGCGATCTTTGCCAGCCCGGCGGCGCTGATCGACGGGACTTCGCGCGGTCGAAAGCCCTGGATCGCGCCGGTGGCGGCGCTATCGCTGCTGGTGGCGATGGGTATCTACGGCGCCGCGCGGCTGTCGTTGCAGCCGACCGCGCTGACCAGGGTCAAGCTGCGCATCATGCAGCCGAACCTGCAGCAGGACGTCAAATTCAACTACTCCGCCAAGGCGGAGGTGATGCAGAAATACCTGACGCTTTCCGACCGCGCCTCGGGGCCGCAATCCACCGGCGTGCGCGACGCGCAGATCCTGATCTGGCCGGAATCGGCCTTCCCGTTCTTCCTGACGCGCGAGGCCGACGCGATGGCGCAGATCGCCGAACTGCTGCCGAAGGGCACGGTGCTGATGACCGGCTCGGTGCGCGCCCCGGACGGCCCCCCCGGCGCCCGTGTCAGGCGTGCCTACAACTCGATATATTTGATCGACCATGACGGTGGCGTGCTGTCGGTCTACGACAAGCTGCACCTGGTGCCGTTCGGCGAATATTTGCCGTTTCAGGAGTGGATGGAAAAGCTCGGCTTCGTGCAGCTCACGAAGGTGCATGGCGGCTTTATTCCGGGCGCGCGGCGCCGCGCGATGGAGATACCGAATGCGCCGAGCGCGCTACCGCTGATTTGTTACGAGGCGATTTTTCCCGGGAATATTGCCGTCCGTGACGATCGCCCGGGCTGGATCATCAACCTGACCAATGACGGCTGGTTCGGCAATTCGACGGGTCCCTACCAGCACCTGCAACAGGCGCGGCTGCGTGCGATCGAGGAAGGGCTGCCGATGGTACGCGCCGCCAACACCGGCATCTCCGCCGTCATCGATCCCTCGGGGCGTATTGTCGCACGGCTCGGCCTCGGCATCGAAGGCGTGCTGGATGCCAGCCTGCCGTCTCCGCTGCCGCCGACCATTTATGCTCGCTTTGGAGATATCCCGGCCGGAATCATCGTGGCCGCCGCCCTGCTGCTCGTCGGCAGGCGCCGTACTGCAAAGCCCGCTGCCTGA
- the tsaB gene encoding tRNA (adenosine(37)-N6)-threonylcarbamoyltransferase complex dimerization subunit type 1 TsaB, with the protein MLILAIDTALDACAAAVLDTSAGGVIAQESQPMKRGHAEALMPLIARVMKASGVAFTALDRIAATTGPGSFTGLRVGLSAARGIALAADKPVVGVTTLTAFAAPIVSENDEQHPVVAAIDARHDHVYFQAVAGDGRTLIKPNVAPIAEALDAARFGVPHLVGNAAKILADRWPADSPPPFKVDQQAAPNIAWVAWLGAAVSPESAPARPYYLRAPDAKPPKDPLSGAAQPPAS; encoded by the coding sequence ATGCTAATCCTCGCCATCGATACCGCGCTTGATGCCTGCGCCGCGGCCGTGCTCGACACCAGCGCAGGCGGCGTCATCGCGCAGGAATCGCAGCCGATGAAGCGCGGCCATGCCGAAGCCCTGATGCCGCTGATCGCGCGCGTGATGAAGGCATCAGGCGTCGCGTTCACGGCCCTCGACCGCATCGCCGCGACGACCGGTCCCGGCAGCTTTACCGGATTGCGCGTCGGCCTTTCCGCCGCCCGCGGCATTGCGCTCGCCGCCGACAAGCCGGTCGTCGGCGTGACGACGCTGACCGCGTTTGCAGCGCCCATTGTCAGCGAGAACGACGAACAGCATCCTGTCGTCGCCGCGATCGATGCGCGGCATGATCACGTCTATTTCCAGGCGGTGGCCGGCGACGGCCGTACACTGATCAAGCCGAACGTCGCGCCGATCGCGGAAGCGCTCGACGCGGCGCGCTTCGGCGTACCGCATCTGGTCGGCAATGCGGCGAAGATTCTGGCCGACCGCTGGCCGGCCGATTCGCCGCCCCCTTTCAAGGTCGATCAGCAGGCAGCGCCCAATATCGCCTGGGTGGCGTGGCTCGGCGCCGCGGTCAGTCCCGAGAGCGCACCGGCGCGGCCCTATTACCTGCGCGCGCCCGATGCCAAGCCGCCGAAGGATCCGCTGTCCGGCGCAGCGCAGCCGCCGGCGTCATGA
- a CDS encoding PhoH family protein, which yields MPKSASDSSSLAPSRKFDRDMQIPPETQVVIDFDDNRAASALVGPYGQNLALVERRLGVVVDSRGNHITIAGTRDGCDAARRVLEALYAQALQGHDLSQGEVEGAIRAVIAQGSLFEFDAKTAKPSFETINLRKRPVRARTAAQDSYIRALKRHEMVFGVGPAGTGKTWLAVAHAAQLFERKEVDRIILSRPAVEAGERLGFLPGDLREKVDPYLRPIYDALYDLMDSRIVERALQAGEIEIAPLAFMRGRTLTNAVIILDEAQNTTSMQMKMFLTRLGENSRMIITGDPSQVDLPNGQASGLAEAVKLLDGVEGIAQVKFTAEDVIRHELVARIVAAYEGLPQKPATGKS from the coding sequence TTGCCAAAAAGCGCATCGGATTCGTCTTCGCTCGCTCCCAGCCGCAAATTTGACCGCGACATGCAAATTCCGCCCGAGACCCAGGTCGTCATCGACTTCGACGACAACCGCGCCGCTTCCGCGCTGGTCGGCCCCTACGGCCAGAATCTCGCGCTGGTCGAGCGGCGGCTCGGCGTCGTCGTCGATTCGCGCGGCAACCACATCACCATCGCAGGCACCCGCGACGGCTGCGACGCCGCCCGGCGCGTGCTGGAAGCGCTCTATGCGCAGGCGCTGCAGGGCCACGATCTCTCGCAGGGCGAAGTCGAGGGCGCGATCCGCGCCGTGATCGCGCAGGGGTCGCTGTTCGAGTTCGACGCCAAGACCGCCAAGCCTTCGTTCGAAACCATCAATTTGCGCAAGCGTCCGGTGCGCGCACGCACGGCGGCGCAGGATTCCTACATCCGCGCGCTGAAGCGCCACGAGATGGTGTTCGGCGTCGGCCCGGCCGGTACCGGCAAGACATGGCTTGCGGTGGCGCATGCCGCGCAATTGTTCGAGCGCAAGGAAGTCGATCGCATCATCCTGTCGCGGCCCGCGGTCGAGGCCGGCGAGCGGCTCGGCTTCCTGCCCGGCGACCTGCGGGAAAAGGTCGATCCTTACTTGAGGCCGATCTACGACGCGCTGTACGATTTGATGGATTCGCGCATCGTGGAGCGCGCGCTGCAGGCCGGCGAGATCGAGATCGCGCCGTTGGCGTTCATGCGCGGCCGCACGCTGACCAACGCCGTCATCATCCTGGACGAAGCGCAGAACACCACGTCAATGCAGATGAAGATGTTCCTGACCCGGCTCGGCGAGAACAGCCGCATGATCATCACCGGCGATCCATCGCAGGTCGACCTGCCGAACGGACAGGCTTCGGGGCTTGCCGAAGCGGTCAAGCTGCTCGATGGCGTCGAGGGCATTGCGCAGGTGAAATTCACCGCGGAAGACGTCATTCGCCACGAACTGGTGGCGCGGATCGTCGCCGCCTATGAGGGGTTGCCGCAGAAGCCGGCAACCGGAAAATCTTGA
- the miaB gene encoding tRNA (N6-isopentenyl adenosine(37)-C2)-methylthiotransferase MiaB, translating to MKPPRKLHIKSYGCQMNVYDAQRMVDTLAGEGFVETDSADDADLVILNTCHIREKASEKVYSELGRLRVAKEEAARNGRDMRIAVAGCVAQAEGEEIIRRAPTVDVVVGPQSYHHLPQLLARAKSEGRALETEFPVEDKFGFLPAPKPDAIRARGISAFVTVQEGCDKFCTFCVVPYTRGAEVSRPVAKIVDDVKRLADNGVREITLIGQNVNAYHGEGPDGRTWPLGRLLHRLAEIEGIARLRYSTSHPRDVDDSLISVHRDLGALMPFVHLPVQSGSDRVLAAMNRKHTADDYRRVIDRFRGARQDIAFSSDFIVGFPGETEGEFAATLALVMQIGYAAAYSFKYSPRPGTPAADMRETVSAAEMDERLVRLQELIDSQQSAFNKAMIGNTVDVLFERAARNPGQIVGRTAYLQPAHVFASPDIIGQVLPVTIGSLERYSLLGELAGAAARPASSTLSSMANSSLENRGA from the coding sequence ATGAAGCCGCCGCGCAAGCTGCATATCAAGTCCTATGGCTGCCAGATGAACGTCTACGATGCGCAGCGCATGGTGGACACGCTGGCGGGCGAAGGGTTTGTCGAGACAGACAGCGCCGACGATGCGGATCTGGTGATCCTCAACACCTGCCACATCCGCGAAAAGGCTTCCGAGAAGGTCTACTCCGAACTCGGGCGGCTGCGCGTTGCCAAGGAGGAAGCGGCGCGCAACGGGCGCGATATGCGCATCGCGGTCGCGGGCTGCGTCGCGCAAGCCGAGGGCGAGGAGATCATCCGCCGTGCGCCGACCGTCGACGTCGTGGTCGGGCCGCAGAGCTACCATCATCTGCCACAATTGCTGGCGCGGGCGAAAAGCGAAGGCCGTGCGCTGGAGACCGAATTCCCGGTCGAGGACAAGTTCGGCTTCCTCCCCGCCCCCAAACCGGATGCGATCCGTGCGCGCGGCATTTCCGCTTTCGTCACGGTGCAGGAAGGTTGCGACAAGTTTTGCACCTTCTGCGTCGTGCCCTATACGCGCGGCGCGGAAGTCTCGCGTCCGGTGGCGAAGATCGTCGACGACGTGAAGCGGCTCGCCGACAACGGCGTGCGCGAGATCACCCTGATCGGCCAGAACGTCAACGCCTATCACGGCGAAGGCCCGGACGGACGGACCTGGCCGCTCGGCAGGCTGTTGCATCGGCTCGCCGAAATCGAAGGTATCGCGCGGCTGCGCTACTCGACCAGCCATCCCCGCGATGTCGACGACTCGCTGATATCAGTCCACCGCGATCTCGGCGCGCTGATGCCGTTCGTGCATCTTCCGGTGCAATCCGGGTCCGACCGGGTCCTGGCCGCCATGAACCGCAAGCATACCGCCGATGATTATCGCCGTGTCATCGACCGTTTTCGTGGGGCCCGCCAAGATATTGCTTTTTCATCGGATTTTATCGTCGGCTTCCCCGGCGAAACCGAGGGAGAATTTGCCGCGACCCTCGCGCTTGTCATGCAAATCGGATACGCTGCGGCATATTCGTTCAAATATTCGCCTCGGCCCGGCACGCCGGCGGCGGACATGCGGGAGACGGTGTCAGCGGCTGAAATGGACGAGCGATTGGTGCGGCTCCAGGAATTGATCGACAGCCAGCAATCGGCCTTCAACAAGGCCATGATTGGCAACACCGTCGATGTGCTGTTCGAACGCGCGGCCCGCAATCCCGGCCAGATCGTCGGCCGCACCGCGTACCTGCAGCCCGCGCATGTCTTTGCCTCGCCTGACATCATCGGACAGGTGCTGCCAGTTACCATCGGAAGCCTTGAGCGATATAGCCTGCTCGGCGAACTCGCTGGCGCTGCGGCGCGGCCAGCCTCCTCAACGCTTTCATCCATGGCCAATTCCTCTTTAGAAAATCGGGGAGCCTGA
- a CDS encoding Fur family transcriptional regulator: MPVLKSPSAHKNTGIEARCAATGMRMTEQRRVIARVLADSVDHPDVEELYRRCVAVDDKISISTVYRTVKLFEDAGIIERHDFREGRARYEQMPDSHHDHLINLRDGKVIEFTSEEIEKLQAEIARKLGYKLVDHRLELYCVPLDEDKA; encoded by the coding sequence ATGCCCGTACTGAAATCCCCGTCAGCGCACAAAAATACCGGTATCGAGGCCCGCTGCGCCGCCACCGGCATGCGCATGACCGAACAGCGCCGGGTGATCGCGCGCGTGCTGGCCGATTCGGTCGACCATCCCGACGTCGAGGAACTTTACCGGCGCTGTGTCGCGGTCGACGACAAGATCTCGATCTCGACCGTGTATCGCACCGTCAAGCTGTTCGAGGATGCCGGGATCATCGAGCGGCACGATTTTCGCGAGGGACGGGCGCGCTATGAGCAGATGCCCGACAGCCATCACGATCATCTGATCAATCTGCGCGACGGCAAGGTGATCGAGTTCACCTCCGAGGAGATCGAGAAACTGCAGGCCGAGATCGCCCGCAAGCTCGGCTACAAGCTGGTCGATCACCGGCTGGAACTGTATTGCGTCCCGCTCGACGAAGACAAAGCCTAG